A section of the Metabacillus endolithicus genome encodes:
- a CDS encoding glycogen biosynthesis protein GlgD, whose translation MKKRSKQNNPEQKTKNGVNSNDLELGQDYDPIKETKAKNAKKGQPIKSKQRVEDE comes from the coding sequence ATGAAAAAACGATCAAAGCAAAATAACCCGGAGCAGAAAACAAAAAACGGTGTTAACAGCAATGATCTAGAGCTTGGTCAGGATTATGATCCAATTAAAGAAACAAAAGCTAAAAATGCAAAAAAGGGTCAGCCAATTAAATCTAAGCAAAGAGTAGAAGACGAATGA
- a CDS encoding YtzC family protein — MATRQSVNEYLQRCTDAIEYAREQYKTGAQQEHYNETEYTKALQGLEDSVNEINHLSLSANDQQQDQLYRMRLQLQELQNKMILKGDAER; from the coding sequence ATGGCAACAAGACAATCTGTTAATGAATATTTACAACGCTGTACGGACGCAATTGAATATGCTCGTGAACAATATAAAACTGGAGCACAACAAGAGCATTATAATGAAACAGAATATACAAAAGCACTTCAGGGACTAGAGGATTCTGTTAATGAAATTAATCATCTTTCATTAAGTGCAAATGATCAGCAGCAAGATCAGCTTTATCGTATGAGATTACAACTTCAAGAACTTCAAAATAAGATGATTCTTAAAGGGGATGCTGAGCGATGA
- a CDS encoding response regulator transcription factor yields the protein MLNKKILVVDDEPEMRELVNLYLRKEGYDVLQAEDGDEALKFLPQFSPHLILLDVMMPKIDGFTLAKQIQEEYIIPIIFLTARGDEWDRIHGLKLGADDYIVKPFSTGELLARVEAVLRRTSNHANQLQDNRQNFGSISFELKSRKAFCYEKPLSLTLKEYELLLFLATHKSQVFSREHLLEKIWGIDYTGSERTVDTHIKTLRLKLDAAANSIQTVWGVGYKFEAEM from the coding sequence ATGCTAAATAAAAAGATTTTAGTCGTTGATGATGAACCTGAAATGAGAGAATTAGTAAATCTTTATTTACGAAAAGAAGGATATGATGTTTTACAAGCTGAGGATGGTGATGAAGCATTAAAGTTCCTTCCTCAATTTTCACCACATTTGATTCTCTTAGATGTGATGATGCCAAAAATAGATGGATTTACACTTGCGAAGCAAATTCAAGAAGAATATATCATTCCGATTATATTCTTAACAGCGCGTGGTGACGAATGGGATCGTATACATGGTCTTAAGTTAGGGGCAGATGATTATATTGTTAAGCCTTTCAGTACAGGTGAACTGCTAGCAAGGGTGGAAGCCGTACTAAGGAGAACTAGCAATCATGCAAACCAACTCCAAGATAATCGACAAAACTTTGGTTCAATCTCCTTTGAATTAAAATCAAGAAAAGCATTTTGTTATGAAAAACCCTTATCCTTAACACTCAAAGAGTACGAATTACTTTTATTTCTTGCAACTCATAAATCACAAGTTTTCTCCAGAGAGCATTTACTTGAGAAGATTTGGGGAATTGATTATACAGGAAGTGAAAGAACGGTTGATACCCATATCAAAACATTAAGACTAAAGTTAGATGCAGCAGCAAACAGTATACAAACAGTTTGGGGGGTTGGCTATAAATTTGAAGCTGAAATGTAA
- a CDS encoding ABC transporter permease subunit, translating to MVAPDLLKHEIKKHWVQLLIMVLFISFLLPAQIWLEYLNLINIKNLSEDLKEIDLQHFGSAFLLCVFVITLAIVQIGVERSNGNMEFTLTLPFSRGSIYLTKWSVGAVSIILSWVISFTITAILILFIDIPVLYFTEFYLYLLGALLLLYSVTFSAGAFTGNPLAQGLVAFTVSVFPILVFGLTLIQIGILFYPEVNIDRSFESAVYNLSPISYLFFTYGHFPVKSLLLPFIISLLFFSIGYYAFQKHPFERNGSFFVWRWMERPAQVIVIVLGILGFSTLGYMSSSQEDMVGYIIGAAIGAGIGFIISYFAIYKKQK from the coding sequence ATGGTAGCTCCTGATTTATTAAAACATGAAATAAAGAAACATTGGGTTCAGTTATTAATCATGGTCCTCTTTATTTCGTTTCTTCTGCCAGCACAAATATGGCTGGAATATTTAAATTTAATAAATATAAAGAATCTTTCCGAAGATTTAAAAGAGATTGATCTACAACATTTTGGTTCAGCATTTTTATTATGTGTGTTTGTTATAACACTAGCCATTGTGCAAATTGGTGTGGAGAGAAGTAATGGAAATATGGAATTTACTCTGACGCTGCCTTTTTCAAGGGGAAGTATTTACCTAACGAAATGGAGTGTAGGTGCCGTAAGTATTATTCTAAGTTGGGTCATTTCATTTACAATAACGGCTATACTAATCCTGTTTATAGATATTCCAGTTCTTTATTTTACAGAGTTTTATTTGTATTTATTGGGTGCATTGTTGCTACTGTATAGTGTTACATTTTCTGCGGGAGCGTTTACCGGTAACCCATTGGCTCAAGGATTAGTAGCATTTACAGTGAGTGTATTTCCGATTCTTGTATTTGGATTAACACTTATTCAAATTGGAATATTATTTTACCCTGAAGTTAACATTGATCGCTCATTTGAATCTGCTGTTTACAATCTATCACCTATTTCTTATTTGTTTTTTACGTATGGTCATTTTCCTGTTAAAAGTTTACTTTTACCTTTTATTATTAGTTTACTATTTTTTAGTATTGGTTATTATGCTTTTCAAAAACATCCATTTGAACGAAACGGCTCATTCTTTGTGTGGAGATGGATGGAAAGACCTGCCCAAGTCATCGTTATCGTTCTAGGAATCTTAGGGTTCAGTACATTGGGGTATATGTCTTCATCCCAAGAAGATATGGTCGGTTACATTATTGGAGCTGCAATCGGTGCAGGTATTGGATTTATCATTAGTTATTTTGCTATCTATAAAAAACAAAAATAA
- a CDS encoding ABC transporter ATP-binding protein — MIEVKNLSHSFRVGKKGTEKEIPVLKNVTFNIKQGEIATIVGRSGSGKSTLLNLISGYISPTEGELIIHENNVTNFNEKEWAKFRLSHFGFIFQSFQLIPSLTTFENVELPLTLKGVPSPERKKQVMDLLQNVGLHEHASHYPNELSGGQQQRVSIARALITKPSIILADEPTGSLDTETELEILDLIRSLNLEKGITFCIITHDDEVAKISNHQFHLQDGVLSKGGAFVEV; from the coding sequence ATGATTGAGGTTAAGAACTTGAGTCATTCTTTTAGAGTGGGGAAAAAAGGAACAGAAAAAGAAATTCCCGTTTTAAAAAATGTAACATTTAACATAAAGCAAGGTGAGATCGCGACAATTGTTGGTCGAAGTGGTTCTGGAAAATCCACTTTGCTGAATTTAATCTCAGGTTATATATCGCCTACTGAGGGCGAATTGATCATCCATGAAAACAATGTAACAAACTTTAATGAAAAAGAATGGGCAAAGTTTCGATTGAGTCACTTTGGTTTTATTTTTCAAAGCTTTCAGCTCATTCCAAGTTTAACGACATTTGAGAATGTGGAGCTTCCTCTTACCTTAAAAGGGGTACCTTCCCCTGAGCGAAAAAAACAAGTCATGGATTTATTACAAAATGTAGGTTTACATGAACACGCGAGTCACTATCCAAATGAATTATCGGGGGGACAACAACAACGCGTAAGTATTGCACGAGCATTAATTACAAAGCCAAGTATTATTCTTGCTGATGAACCAACTGGAAGTCTCGATACAGAAACTGAATTAGAAATATTAGATTTAATAAGAAGCTTAAACTTAGAAAAAGGAATTACATTTTGTATTATTACACACGATGATGAAGTAGCGAAAATAAGCAATCATCAATTTCATTTACAAGATGGAGTGCTGTCAAAAGGTGGTGCTTTCGTTGAAGTTTAA
- a CDS encoding FixH family protein, translated as MKLKIVISISILAISVLLAAGCQQSSEHQHTNHSEEVEVKAPKVEILANVHTNTNQEETISANVYYGEELVDDAEVTFEIKKGEEESEKMLAELTDTGTYSIDYIFADPGVYQVTAHTNVKGYHTMPTIDIQVGEGT; from the coding sequence ATGAAGCTTAAGATAGTGATAAGTATAAGTATCCTAGCGATAAGTGTACTTCTTGCAGCAGGCTGCCAGCAATCTTCTGAACATCAGCATACTAATCATTCAGAAGAAGTTGAAGTGAAGGCACCCAAAGTTGAAATACTAGCAAATGTCCACACAAATACAAATCAAGAAGAAACAATTAGTGCGAATGTATATTACGGTGAAGAACTTGTTGACGATGCTGAAGTAACATTTGAAATTAAAAAAGGTGAAGAAGAATCCGAGAAGATGTTGGCGGAACTAACAGATACCGGTACTTATTCAATTGATTATATTTTCGCTGACCCTGGAGTTTATCAAGTAACAGCACATACAAATGTAAAAGGATACCACACAATGCCAACGATCGATATTCAAGTTGGTGAAGGTACCTGA
- a CDS encoding tetraprenyl-beta-curcumene synthase family protein has protein sequence MTVPQHPIRLMTKVYKEIFPITHFYIKHWKEKAESIPNRELRIQALNSIQEKEFHCEGGAILSMISGQHKQQCIEFIVAYQTISDYLDNLCDRSTSLDPVDFRMLHQSMLDALSCGASCKNYYQFREDQDDGGYLHELVQTCQNVLSDLQHYPLISKYLLELSNYYCDLQVHKHVKKDERVSRLEDWFERHRGNVPQMEWYEFSACTGSTLGIFCLVAYAFQEGFEEKQAKQIMDSYFPYIQGLHILLDYLIDQEEDQQGGDLNFCSYYSSEEVMINRLEYFVEKADIHLKGIPHENFHRLINRGLLGVYLSDDKVASRKELNKLAKRLIKLGGITSFFFYFNGRAYRTIQKFPWKKSS, from the coding sequence TTGACAGTACCCCAGCATCCGATTAGGTTAATGACTAAGGTATATAAAGAAATATTTCCCATCACACATTTTTATATAAAGCATTGGAAAGAGAAAGCAGAAAGCATACCGAATAGGGAATTAAGGATACAAGCATTAAATAGTATACAGGAAAAAGAGTTTCACTGTGAAGGTGGAGCAATTTTATCAATGATTTCAGGTCAGCATAAACAGCAATGCATCGAATTTATTGTTGCTTATCAAACAATAAGTGATTATCTAGATAATCTTTGTGATCGAAGTACTTCTCTGGATCCTGTTGATTTTCGCATGCTTCACCAGTCTATGTTAGATGCTTTATCATGCGGTGCTTCCTGTAAAAATTATTACCAATTTAGGGAAGATCAAGATGATGGTGGCTATCTTCATGAGTTAGTTCAAACATGTCAAAATGTTTTATCGGACTTACAACACTATCCTTTGATATCAAAGTATTTACTAGAATTATCAAATTATTATTGCGATCTTCAGGTACATAAGCATGTTAAAAAGGATGAACGAGTGTCACGCCTTGAGGATTGGTTTGAACGACATAGAGGAAATGTACCCCAAATGGAATGGTATGAGTTTTCAGCTTGTACAGGATCAACTCTTGGTATTTTTTGTTTAGTAGCATATGCTTTTCAAGAAGGGTTTGAAGAGAAACAAGCTAAACAAATAATGGACAGCTATTTCCCTTATATCCAGGGTCTTCATATTCTGCTCGATTATTTAATTGACCAAGAAGAGGATCAACAGGGTGGAGACTTGAATTTTTGTAGCTATTATTCGTCAGAAGAAGTCATGATCAATAGATTGGAGTACTTCGTTGAGAAGGCTGATATTCACTTAAAAGGGATTCCACATGAGAATTTTCATCGCTTGATTAATCGGGGATTACTTGGAGTGTATTTATCAGATGATAAGGTTGCATCAAGGAAAGAGCTTAATAAATTAGCAAAAAGATTAATAAAGTTAGGTGGAATAACCTCTTTTTTCTTTTATTTTAATGGAAGAGCATATCGTACAATTCAAAAATTCCCTTGGAAAAAAAGTTCCTAA
- a CDS encoding alpha/beta hydrolase, which yields MWKWEAETDDVKGCIVIVHGAAEHHGRYKMLVEMWRLAGYHVVIGDLPGQGTTTRRRGHIESFDEYIKEVNEWITEAKKFGAPLFLLGHSMGGLIVIRALQEKHHDVKAVILSSPCLGILFKPNKALELASRGLNLIMPSFKVQSQLNVGLATRSKAVQELDENDSLYVTKVSVRWYRELIKAMEEAQNQVGKFQDVPLLLMQGGADKIVDKSLVKAWFNKVDLHEKNYKEWKGLYHEIFNEPEQEIVFETAKRFFDAHSHDQK from the coding sequence ATGTGGAAATGGGAAGCTGAAACAGATGATGTAAAGGGATGTATTGTTATTGTCCATGGAGCTGCTGAACATCATGGTCGCTATAAAATGCTTGTAGAAATGTGGAGATTAGCTGGATATCATGTTGTAATCGGTGATTTACCAGGTCAAGGAACTACAACCAGAAGAAGAGGACACATAGAATCTTTTGATGAATATATAAAAGAAGTGAATGAGTGGATTACGGAAGCAAAGAAATTTGGTGCTCCGCTATTTTTATTAGGCCATAGCATGGGAGGCCTTATTGTTATTCGTGCCTTGCAGGAAAAGCATCATGATGTGAAGGCAGTAATTCTATCGTCTCCTTGCCTGGGAATATTATTTAAACCTAATAAGGCGCTTGAGCTTGCTTCAAGAGGCTTGAATTTAATTATGCCATCTTTTAAAGTACAGTCACAATTGAATGTTGGTCTTGCTACTAGAAGTAAAGCTGTACAGGAGCTTGATGAAAATGATTCTTTATATGTGACAAAGGTTTCCGTAAGATGGTACCGTGAGTTAATAAAGGCTATGGAAGAAGCACAAAATCAGGTTGGTAAATTTCAGGATGTACCGTTATTACTTATGCAAGGCGGCGCAGACAAGATTGTTGACAAGTCACTTGTGAAAGCATGGTTTAACAAAGTAGATCTTCATGAGAAAAATTATAAAGAGTGGAAAGGGCTTTATCATGAAATTTTTAATGAGCCAGAGCAAGAAATAGTTTTTGAAACGGCGAAGAGGTTTTTTGACGCCCATTCACATGATCAAAAGTAA
- a CDS encoding YncE family protein: MKRLIFGTILLLLMVSCSTEPTLPKIPLSKSVIASLNIYDQSITFIDADTKEKMIWEVPHPFKSGILLSNDKLLLLNKESSKGYVYQLSTGKSKEWEIGEGIETGLLSSKKNLYLADQQTNKIKMFNLDGKRLKETTVEHTPFAIFENQHHLYVSYLDQPSIAILSKNQLEMEGTIPTHDGAAGGFITEKQELWLGGHGSGVHIQEDIYIYDLTTQQLKATVHAPLMPIDFITKDGKVYVLSHGSNILREIDSNSHQILRSIEVGANPFSMTLYNNNLYISNYDANEVEIIDLNRFKKIDTIPVGDGPLQLIAREGTANAK; this comes from the coding sequence ATGAAACGATTAATCTTTGGGACCATTCTTCTGCTCCTAATGGTCTCCTGTTCTACAGAACCTACATTACCCAAAATCCCATTATCTAAATCTGTCATTGCAAGTTTGAATATATACGACCAGTCTATTACTTTTATAGATGCTGATACAAAAGAAAAAATGATCTGGGAAGTACCGCATCCATTTAAAAGTGGAATCCTGTTATCGAATGACAAACTTCTATTATTAAATAAAGAATCATCAAAAGGTTATGTATACCAACTTTCAACAGGCAAGAGCAAAGAGTGGGAAATTGGTGAGGGAATAGAAACCGGTCTTCTATCTTCTAAAAAAAACTTATATCTGGCTGATCAACAAACCAATAAAATAAAAATGTTTAATTTAGATGGTAAACGTTTGAAAGAAACAACGGTGGAGCACACACCATTTGCAATATTTGAAAATCAGCATCATTTGTACGTTAGTTATCTTGATCAACCAAGTATTGCGATTCTTTCTAAGAATCAGTTAGAAATGGAAGGAACCATTCCTACTCATGATGGAGCAGCTGGTGGATTTATAACGGAGAAACAAGAACTTTGGCTTGGCGGCCATGGCTCAGGAGTTCATATCCAAGAAGATATATATATTTATGACCTTACAACCCAACAATTAAAAGCAACCGTTCATGCACCTCTGATGCCAATTGATTTTATAACAAAAGATGGCAAGGTTTATGTTTTAAGTCATGGCTCTAATATATTAAGAGAAATTGATAGTAACTCCCATCAAATTCTCCGTTCTATCGAGGTAGGTGCAAACCCCTTTTCAATGACGTTATATAATAATAATTTATATATTAGCAACTATGACGCAAATGAAGTGGAAATCATTGATCTTAATCGTTTCAAGAAAATAGATACCATACCAGTTGGTGATGGTCCTTTACAGTTAATCGCAAGAGAGGGAACAGCTAATGCTAAATAA
- a CDS encoding gamma carbonic anhydrase family protein encodes MIYPFKDKEPQISESAFIADYVTITGDVIVGDESSIWFQTVIRGDVSPTIIGKRVNIQDLCCLHQSPNKPLILEDDVTVGHSVVLHSSIIRKKALIGMGSIILDGAEIGEGAFIGAGSLVPPGKKIPPNTLALGRPAKVVRSLTQEDIKDMERIRREYVEKGQYYKSIKK; translated from the coding sequence ATGATTTATCCATTTAAAGACAAAGAGCCCCAAATCTCTGAATCAGCTTTCATTGCAGATTATGTAACAATTACCGGTGATGTAATTGTCGGAGATGAATCAAGCATATGGTTTCAAACAGTCATCCGCGGAGATGTTTCACCAACAATTATAGGTAAGCGTGTGAATATTCAGGATTTATGTTGTCTTCATCAAAGTCCTAACAAACCACTAATCCTCGAAGATGACGTGACTGTTGGCCATAGTGTCGTTCTACATAGTAGCATTATTCGCAAGAAAGCTTTAATTGGTATGGGTTCCATCATTTTAGATGGTGCAGAAATTGGTGAAGGAGCCTTTATTGGAGCAGGTAGTCTTGTTCCTCCCGGAAAAAAAATACCCCCTAACACGCTTGCTCTTGGTCGACCAGCAAAGGTTGTAAGATCACTAACCCAAGAAGATATAAAAGATATGGAACGAATCCGTCGTGAATATGTTGAAAAAGGACAATATTATAAATCCATAAAAAAATAA
- a CDS encoding ABC transporter ATP-binding protein has translation MLQIKKLTKTLDGVEVLKEIDLTLESGEIFGLLGRNGSGKTTLLRCIQQIIQPDKGEVLFENVSIFDHPLVKRKVIYMPVQNPAYDRYSYKQLVRTLRTLYPDFDVTYANELMNRYGVPETKKYRELSTGLKKQLGLILAFAIRPAVILLDEPTDGIDAVTRHDLLQLMIDEVAHRNTTILITSHRLEDIERICNRIAFLEDNQLADVLNVDDLKENYVKLQLAFNQDLTLEMRKKGIPILESTGVFYTVVMKQEDRESHEWLRSHEPKIWNELPVSLEEIFIAKFGGKRRW, from the coding sequence ATGCTACAAATAAAAAAACTGACAAAAACACTTGATGGAGTTGAGGTTCTTAAAGAGATTGACCTTACTCTTGAATCAGGCGAAATTTTTGGCTTATTAGGAAGAAATGGTTCTGGAAAAACAACCTTATTACGGTGCATACAACAAATTATTCAACCAGACAAGGGTGAAGTGCTGTTTGAGAATGTGTCCATTTTTGATCATCCTCTTGTAAAAAGAAAAGTGATATATATGCCAGTTCAAAATCCTGCCTATGATCGTTATAGCTATAAACAACTTGTTAGAACACTTCGTACACTCTATCCGGACTTTGATGTAACGTATGCAAATGAACTAATGAATCGCTACGGAGTACCAGAAACAAAAAAATATCGTGAACTTTCCACAGGGCTAAAAAAACAATTGGGTCTTATTCTTGCATTTGCGATCCGTCCTGCTGTTATTTTACTTGACGAACCAACAGATGGAATTGATGCCGTAACAAGGCACGATCTTTTGCAATTAATGATTGATGAAGTTGCTCATAGAAATACGACTATCTTAATAACATCACACAGACTCGAAGACATAGAACGAATTTGTAATCGCATTGCCTTTTTAGAAGATAATCAGCTCGCAGATGTACTGAATGTAGATGATTTAAAGGAGAATTATGTGAAATTACAATTGGCTTTCAATCAAGATTTAACGTTAGAGATGAGAAAGAAGGGCATTCCAATCTTAGAGTCCACCGGTGTTTTTTATACAGTTGTTATGAAACAGGAGGATCGGGAAAGTCATGAGTGGTTACGCTCACATGAACCTAAAATTTGGAATGAGCTTCCAGTAAGTTTGGAAGAAATCTTTATTGCAAAGTTTGGAGGGAAGCGAAGATGGTAG
- a CDS encoding glycosyltransferase family 4 protein, with protein sequence MRIAIFTDTFAPDVNGVARTLKRFTDYLEKNGYEFRVFAPESTNESLFSSHIHRFTSLPFFLYPECRLALPNMLHVKSELQKFKPDLIHVATPFNIGLCGLHYAKKLNIPLVGSYHTDFDQYLEYYDFQFLSKFLWKYMHWFHKPLSKIFVPSKETLEQLKRKGFSNLHIWGRGVECQLFHPNYPNEEIRNKYHIKEKYILSYVGRLAPEKDIETLMNITLSLPQDMKNQIHWLIVGDGPSKEDMQKKAPENMTFAGYLNGVDLAKVYAASDLFVFPSPTETFGNVVLEALASGTPVIGANSGGVKNIIKENQTGHLCEPRNVEQFTNAIIHLLTNHSLKTQMGKEARQYALSQTWDQIFEGLLKEYEDALIEKKFIRYA encoded by the coding sequence ATGAGAATAGCTATTTTCACAGATACTTTTGCACCTGATGTAAATGGGGTTGCAAGAACATTAAAGAGATTTACAGACTATCTCGAAAAAAACGGCTATGAATTTAGAGTTTTTGCACCAGAAAGTACAAATGAAAGCTTGTTTTCAAGTCATATCCACCGTTTCACAAGCTTACCATTTTTTTTGTATCCTGAATGTAGATTAGCTCTTCCCAATATGCTACATGTAAAGTCAGAGCTCCAAAAATTCAAGCCAGATTTAATCCATGTTGCCACACCTTTTAATATAGGTCTTTGCGGACTGCATTATGCTAAAAAACTAAACATCCCGCTTGTTGGATCCTACCACACTGATTTTGATCAATATTTGGAGTACTATGATTTTCAATTTCTATCTAAGTTTCTTTGGAAGTATATGCATTGGTTTCACAAACCTCTAAGTAAAATCTTTGTTCCATCTAAAGAGACACTGGAACAATTAAAGCGAAAAGGGTTTTCCAACCTTCATATTTGGGGAAGGGGAGTCGAGTGTCAATTATTTCATCCTAATTACCCTAATGAAGAAATTCGTAATAAATATCATATTAAAGAAAAATATATTTTATCCTATGTTGGCCGTTTAGCTCCTGAAAAGGATATTGAAACTCTTATGAACATCACGCTAAGCCTTCCTCAGGATATGAAGAATCAAATTCATTGGTTAATTGTAGGAGATGGACCATCTAAAGAAGATATGCAAAAGAAGGCTCCTGAAAACATGACATTTGCCGGCTACTTAAATGGTGTGGATCTCGCAAAAGTATACGCTGCATCGGATTTATTTGTCTTTCCATCTCCAACGGAAACATTCGGAAATGTCGTTTTAGAAGCCCTTGCATCAGGTACACCAGTCATAGGAGCTAATTCTGGTGGAGTTAAAAACATTATTAAGGAAAATCAAACCGGACATTTATGTGAACCAAGGAATGTGGAGCAATTCACAAATGCTATTATTCATTTATTAACAAATCATTCTTTAAAAACTCAAATGGGAAAAGAGGCACGTCAATATGCTCTTTCTCAAACATGGGATCAAATTTTTGAAGGACTACTTAAAGAATATGAAGATGCATTAATTGAAAAGAAGTTTATTCGCTATGCATGA
- a CDS encoding phosphatase PAP2 family protein codes for MKTRLLSNMYDFECRLFRSVNRHFDQKILNFYFRNITHLGGAIITITVCLCLMFFTKGNVQTTSIASGLSLLLSHLPVAMVKKLYPRKRPYIALVETKVPANPLEDHSFPSGHTTAIFSVIIPFILFMPQFALILLPVAISVGLSRMYLGLHYPSDVLAGCLLGSSAGFVSYTICHEILYKAFFNLSMNIKIETH; via the coding sequence ATGAAAACAAGGCTTTTATCGAACATGTATGATTTTGAATGCAGGCTGTTTCGAAGTGTAAACCGTCATTTTGATCAAAAGATTCTAAATTTCTATTTTCGCAATATTACACATCTTGGTGGAGCTATTATCACAATCACGGTTTGTCTTTGTCTTATGTTTTTCACAAAAGGTAACGTACAAACTACAAGCATTGCTAGTGGATTATCACTTCTTTTAAGCCATCTTCCCGTGGCTATGGTTAAAAAACTGTATCCACGTAAAAGACCTTACATTGCACTTGTAGAAACAAAAGTACCTGCAAATCCATTGGAAGATCATTCCTTTCCATCAGGACATACAACTGCTATTTTTTCTGTTATCATTCCATTTATTTTATTTATGCCACAATTTGCACTTATTCTTTTACCAGTTGCTATAAGTGTAGGTTTATCAAGAATGTATCTTGGCTTACATTACCCTTCAGATGTTCTGGCTGGATGTTTACTTGGAAGCTCTGCTGGATTTGTTAGCTACACAATTTGCCATGAAATATTGTATAAGGCTTTCTTTAACCTAAGTATGAACATAAAAATAGAAACTCATTAA
- a CDS encoding class I SAM-dependent methyltransferase, with amino-acid sequence MKLKRILPFAKQLLEEAINEGDIVVDATIGNGHDTVFLAQLVGKQGHVYGFDIQEQALLNTVERLKTNNLQERVTLSQQGHHFISSVIPEEKHGLISGAMFNLGYLPGGDPSIVTNFETTISAIKQLLHVMKPEGMIVIVVYHGHPEGKIERDELMSFVERIDSSVAHVLKYQFINKQNNPPYIVAIEKC; translated from the coding sequence ATGAAGTTAAAACGTATATTGCCTTTTGCCAAACAATTATTAGAAGAAGCAATTAATGAGGGAGATATTGTTGTTGATGCTACAATTGGTAATGGTCACGATACTGTTTTTCTAGCACAACTCGTTGGAAAACAAGGTCATGTTTACGGATTTGATATTCAAGAACAGGCTCTTCTCAATACAGTGGAACGACTGAAAACAAATAACCTTCAAGAAAGAGTCACACTTTCTCAACAAGGACACCATTTTATTTCATCAGTTATACCTGAAGAAAAGCATGGGCTTATAAGTGGGGCTATGTTTAATCTAGGTTATTTACCAGGTGGAGATCCTTCTATTGTTACGAATTTTGAAACAACAATATCAGCTATTAAACAGCTGTTACATGTGATGAAACCTGAAGGAATGATTGTCATTGTTGTTTATCACGGTCATCCTGAAGGAAAGATAGAACGAGACGAGCTTATGAGCTTTGTTGAAAGAATCGATTCAAGTGTAGCTCATGTTTTAAAATATCAATTTATAAACAAACAAAATAATCCACCATATATTGTTGCGATTGAAAAATGTTAG